Proteins from a genomic interval of Bombus affinis isolate iyBomAffi1 chromosome 16, iyBomAffi1.2, whole genome shotgun sequence:
- the LOC126925743 gene encoding myotubularin-related protein 6 isoform X2, with the protein MDQIKISKVGNVRILDKYSNNHSVGTLYLTVTHLIFTERSGKKKIWVLYTHIANIEKQPLTTTGSPLCIKCKHFFIVTFVIPKERDCHDIYLTLSKLSCPDDLYCFHYQENKDTLPQHAGWNFFNVQSEFQRQGVPNEEWSLTYLNTNYELCDTYPKYLYVPSTCANSILIGSAKFRSRGRLPVLTYLYSNKAVICRCSQPLSGFSARCPEDEQMMYNILRTNPNSKYMYVVDTRPRINAFANRATGKGYENENFYDNIKFHFFGIENIHVMRTSLNKLIELQRMTSMSAFLSGLESSGWLKHIRSILETAWFIARAVSNGVSVVVHCSDGWDRTAQVCSLSALLLDPFYRTIQGFQALIEKDWLSFGHKFSDRCGHINCDNKELAPIFTQFVDATYQLLQQYPHKFQFNEFFLITLHDHVHSCQYGTFIGNSEKERQILRVSERTYSLWGYIANNMHEYINPLYKCNRFNEETNPVLQPKLAPQCIILWRGLYFRFENGIHPRETYEDYLSIMHDHTSCLEDHVKLLIKRANSLSSVLNLNNIKKKGVQGKLKFDNKYTMDPLSETIIENTPTHEEKAKCKIKISQLQNELKTVSLDWKLFRNMEECVCSTTFDAFNKKVNVYYNLRFRTRIIFPSSFFQHHCWSCGEVLCTRCMGAHTILAGHNSQRAVPTCKSCTQNSSIPSTSP; encoded by the exons atggatcaaaTAAAAATCTCGAAG GTGGGGAACGTGAGGATTTTAGATAAATATAGTAACAATCATTCTGTTGGTACTCTTTATTTAACTGTAACACATCTTATATTTACAGAACGAAgtggaaaaaagaaaatctgg GTGTTATATACTCACATTGCGAATATAGAGAAGCAGCCATTGACTACGACAGGCTCCCCATTATGTATTAAATGTAAACACTTTTTCATTGTAACATTTGTTATTCCAAAAGAACGAGATTGCCATGATATATATCTTACTCTCTCAAAATTGTCTTGCCCAG ATGATCTTTATTGTTTTCATTATCAAGAGAACAAAGACACCTTACCGCAACATGCAGGATGGAATTTTTTTAATGTACAAAGTGAATTTCAAAGGCAAGGTGTTCCAAATGAAGAATGGTCTCTAACGtatttaaatacaaattatgag CTTTGTGATACTTATCCAAAATATTTGTATGTACCTAGTACATGTGCCAACAGTATCTTGATAGGCAGTGCAAAGTTTAGAAGTAGAGGAAGATTGCCAGTTTTAACATATTTATATTCCAACAAG GCTGTTATCTGCCGATGTAGTCAACCTTTATCGGGATTTAGTGCACGATGTCCGGAGGACGAACAAATGATGTACAATATTTTACGGACAAATCCTAATTCTAAATATATGTACGTTGTAGATACGCGACCACGA atCAATGCCTTTGCTAATAGAGCTACAGGAAAAGGATATGAGAACGAGAACTTTTATGATAACATAAAATTTCACTTCTTTGGTATTGAAAATATTCATGTAATGAGAACAAGCTTAAACAAATTAATAGAAT TACAAAGGATGACATCAATGAGTGCATTTTTAAGTGGTTTGGAAAGCAGTGGATGGTTGAAACATATACGATCTATTTTAGAGACTGCTTGGTTTATTGCTAGAGCAGTTTCAAATGGAGTTAGCGTAGTAGTGCATTGTAGTGATGGTTGGGATCGCACTGCTCAAGTATGTTCATTGAGTGCTTTATTACTGGATCCATTCTACAGGACAATTCAAGGTTTTCAA GCATTGATAGAAAAAGACTGGTTATCGTTTGGACATAAGTTTAGTGACCGATGTGGTCACATTAACTGTGATAACAAAGAATTAGCCCCAATTTTTACTCAGTTCGTTGATGCAACATATCAATTGTTGCAACAGTATCCCCATAAGTTTCAATTTAACGAATTTTTTTTGATAACTCTTCATGATCATGTACACAGTTGTCAATATGGTACCTTTATAGGGAATTcagaaaaagaaagacaaatTCTCAG agTATCGGAAAGAACATATTCTCTATGGGGATACATTGCAAATAATATGCACGAATATATAAATCCTTTATACAAATGCAATCGTTTCAATGAAGAAACTAATCCTGTTCTCCAACCTAAGTTGGCTCCACAGTgcattat ttTATGGCGAGGATTGTACTTTAGATTCGAGAATGGTATTCATCCGAGAGAAACGTACGAAGATTATCTTTCTATAATGCATGATCATACCAGTTGTTTAGAAGATCATGTTAAGCTTCtcataaag AGAGCTAACTCTTTGAGTTCTGTATTGAATTTAAATAACATTAAGAAAAAAGGAGTACAAGGGAAACTAAAATTCGATAATAAATACACAATGGATCCATTATCTGAAACCATCATAGAAAATACACCAACTCACGAAGAGAAAGCAAAGTGTAAGATAAAAATTAGTCAGTTACAAAACGAATTGAAAACAGTTTCCTTGGACTGGAAGTTATTCCGTAACATGGAAGAGTGTGTATGTTCTACTACATTTGACGCATTTAATAAAAAGGTAAATGTATATTATAACTTAAGATTTAGAACTAGAATTAtatttccttcctctttttttcagCATCACTGTTGGTCATGTGGAGAGGTATTATGCACAAGATGCATGGGTGCACACACTATTCTTGCTGGACATAATTCACAACGTGCAGTGCCTACTTGTAAGTCTTGTACACAGAATTCCAGTATTCCTTCTACTAGTCCCTAA
- the LOC126925743 gene encoding myotubularin-related protein 6 isoform X1, whose amino-acid sequence MDQIKISKVGNVRILDKYSNNHSVGTLYLTVTHLIFTERSGKKKIWVLYTHIANIEKQPLTTTGSPLCIKCKHFFIVTFVIPKERDCHDIYLTLSKLSCPVSLDDLYCFHYQENKDTLPQHAGWNFFNVQSEFQRQGVPNEEWSLTYLNTNYELCDTYPKYLYVPSTCANSILIGSAKFRSRGRLPVLTYLYSNKAVICRCSQPLSGFSARCPEDEQMMYNILRTNPNSKYMYVVDTRPRINAFANRATGKGYENENFYDNIKFHFFGIENIHVMRTSLNKLIELQRMTSMSAFLSGLESSGWLKHIRSILETAWFIARAVSNGVSVVVHCSDGWDRTAQVCSLSALLLDPFYRTIQGFQALIEKDWLSFGHKFSDRCGHINCDNKELAPIFTQFVDATYQLLQQYPHKFQFNEFFLITLHDHVHSCQYGTFIGNSEKERQILRVSERTYSLWGYIANNMHEYINPLYKCNRFNEETNPVLQPKLAPQCIILWRGLYFRFENGIHPRETYEDYLSIMHDHTSCLEDHVKLLIKRANSLSSVLNLNNIKKKGVQGKLKFDNKYTMDPLSETIIENTPTHEEKAKCKIKISQLQNELKTVSLDWKLFRNMEECVCSTTFDAFNKKVNVYYNLRFRTRIIFPSSFFQHHCWSCGEVLCTRCMGAHTILAGHNSQRAVPTCKSCTQNSSIPSTSP is encoded by the exons atggatcaaaTAAAAATCTCGAAG GTGGGGAACGTGAGGATTTTAGATAAATATAGTAACAATCATTCTGTTGGTACTCTTTATTTAACTGTAACACATCTTATATTTACAGAACGAAgtggaaaaaagaaaatctgg GTGTTATATACTCACATTGCGAATATAGAGAAGCAGCCATTGACTACGACAGGCTCCCCATTATGTATTAAATGTAAACACTTTTTCATTGTAACATTTGTTATTCCAAAAGAACGAGATTGCCATGATATATATCTTACTCTCTCAAAATTGTCTTGCCCAG TAAGTTTAGATGATCTTTATTGTTTTCATTATCAAGAGAACAAAGACACCTTACCGCAACATGCAGGATGGAATTTTTTTAATGTACAAAGTGAATTTCAAAGGCAAGGTGTTCCAAATGAAGAATGGTCTCTAACGtatttaaatacaaattatgag CTTTGTGATACTTATCCAAAATATTTGTATGTACCTAGTACATGTGCCAACAGTATCTTGATAGGCAGTGCAAAGTTTAGAAGTAGAGGAAGATTGCCAGTTTTAACATATTTATATTCCAACAAG GCTGTTATCTGCCGATGTAGTCAACCTTTATCGGGATTTAGTGCACGATGTCCGGAGGACGAACAAATGATGTACAATATTTTACGGACAAATCCTAATTCTAAATATATGTACGTTGTAGATACGCGACCACGA atCAATGCCTTTGCTAATAGAGCTACAGGAAAAGGATATGAGAACGAGAACTTTTATGATAACATAAAATTTCACTTCTTTGGTATTGAAAATATTCATGTAATGAGAACAAGCTTAAACAAATTAATAGAAT TACAAAGGATGACATCAATGAGTGCATTTTTAAGTGGTTTGGAAAGCAGTGGATGGTTGAAACATATACGATCTATTTTAGAGACTGCTTGGTTTATTGCTAGAGCAGTTTCAAATGGAGTTAGCGTAGTAGTGCATTGTAGTGATGGTTGGGATCGCACTGCTCAAGTATGTTCATTGAGTGCTTTATTACTGGATCCATTCTACAGGACAATTCAAGGTTTTCAA GCATTGATAGAAAAAGACTGGTTATCGTTTGGACATAAGTTTAGTGACCGATGTGGTCACATTAACTGTGATAACAAAGAATTAGCCCCAATTTTTACTCAGTTCGTTGATGCAACATATCAATTGTTGCAACAGTATCCCCATAAGTTTCAATTTAACGAATTTTTTTTGATAACTCTTCATGATCATGTACACAGTTGTCAATATGGTACCTTTATAGGGAATTcagaaaaagaaagacaaatTCTCAG agTATCGGAAAGAACATATTCTCTATGGGGATACATTGCAAATAATATGCACGAATATATAAATCCTTTATACAAATGCAATCGTTTCAATGAAGAAACTAATCCTGTTCTCCAACCTAAGTTGGCTCCACAGTgcattat ttTATGGCGAGGATTGTACTTTAGATTCGAGAATGGTATTCATCCGAGAGAAACGTACGAAGATTATCTTTCTATAATGCATGATCATACCAGTTGTTTAGAAGATCATGTTAAGCTTCtcataaag AGAGCTAACTCTTTGAGTTCTGTATTGAATTTAAATAACATTAAGAAAAAAGGAGTACAAGGGAAACTAAAATTCGATAATAAATACACAATGGATCCATTATCTGAAACCATCATAGAAAATACACCAACTCACGAAGAGAAAGCAAAGTGTAAGATAAAAATTAGTCAGTTACAAAACGAATTGAAAACAGTTTCCTTGGACTGGAAGTTATTCCGTAACATGGAAGAGTGTGTATGTTCTACTACATTTGACGCATTTAATAAAAAGGTAAATGTATATTATAACTTAAGATTTAGAACTAGAATTAtatttccttcctctttttttcagCATCACTGTTGGTCATGTGGAGAGGTATTATGCACAAGATGCATGGGTGCACACACTATTCTTGCTGGACATAATTCACAACGTGCAGTGCCTACTTGTAAGTCTTGTACACAGAATTCCAGTATTCCTTCTACTAGTCCCTAA
- the LOC126925743 gene encoding myotubularin-related protein 6 isoform X3, which yields MDQIKISKVGNVRILDKYSNNHSVGTLYLTVTHLIFTERSGKKKIWVLYTHIANIEKQPLTTTGSPLCIKCKHFFIVTFVIPKERDCHDIYLTLSKLSCPVSLDDLYCFHYQENKDTLPQHAGWNFFNVQSEFQRQGVPNEEWSLTYLNTNYELCDTYPKYLYVPSTCANSILIGSAKFRSRGRLPVLTYLYSNKAVICRCSQPLSGFSARCPEDEQMMYNILRTNPNSKYMYVVDTRPRINAFANRATGKGYENENFYDNIKFHFFGIENIHVMRTSLNKLIELQRMTSMSAFLSGLESSGWLKHIRSILETAWFIARAVSNGVSVVVHCSDGWDRTAQVCSLSALLLDPFYRTIQGFQALIEKDWLSFGHKFSDRCGHINCDNKELAPIFTQFVDATYQLLQQYPHKFQFNEFFLITLHDHVHSCQYGTFIGNSEKERQILRVSERTYSLWGYIANNMHEYINPLYKCNRFNEETNPVLQPKLAPQCIILWRGLYFRFENGIHPRETYEDYLSIMHDHTSCLEDHVKLLIKRANSLSSVLNLNNIKKKGVQGKLKFDNKYTMDPLSETIIENTPTHEEKAKCKIKISQLQNELKTVSLDWKLFRNMEECVCSTTFDAFNKKHHCWSCGEVLCTRCMGAHTILAGHNSQRAVPTCKSCTQNSSIPSTSP from the exons atggatcaaaTAAAAATCTCGAAG GTGGGGAACGTGAGGATTTTAGATAAATATAGTAACAATCATTCTGTTGGTACTCTTTATTTAACTGTAACACATCTTATATTTACAGAACGAAgtggaaaaaagaaaatctgg GTGTTATATACTCACATTGCGAATATAGAGAAGCAGCCATTGACTACGACAGGCTCCCCATTATGTATTAAATGTAAACACTTTTTCATTGTAACATTTGTTATTCCAAAAGAACGAGATTGCCATGATATATATCTTACTCTCTCAAAATTGTCTTGCCCAG TAAGTTTAGATGATCTTTATTGTTTTCATTATCAAGAGAACAAAGACACCTTACCGCAACATGCAGGATGGAATTTTTTTAATGTACAAAGTGAATTTCAAAGGCAAGGTGTTCCAAATGAAGAATGGTCTCTAACGtatttaaatacaaattatgag CTTTGTGATACTTATCCAAAATATTTGTATGTACCTAGTACATGTGCCAACAGTATCTTGATAGGCAGTGCAAAGTTTAGAAGTAGAGGAAGATTGCCAGTTTTAACATATTTATATTCCAACAAG GCTGTTATCTGCCGATGTAGTCAACCTTTATCGGGATTTAGTGCACGATGTCCGGAGGACGAACAAATGATGTACAATATTTTACGGACAAATCCTAATTCTAAATATATGTACGTTGTAGATACGCGACCACGA atCAATGCCTTTGCTAATAGAGCTACAGGAAAAGGATATGAGAACGAGAACTTTTATGATAACATAAAATTTCACTTCTTTGGTATTGAAAATATTCATGTAATGAGAACAAGCTTAAACAAATTAATAGAAT TACAAAGGATGACATCAATGAGTGCATTTTTAAGTGGTTTGGAAAGCAGTGGATGGTTGAAACATATACGATCTATTTTAGAGACTGCTTGGTTTATTGCTAGAGCAGTTTCAAATGGAGTTAGCGTAGTAGTGCATTGTAGTGATGGTTGGGATCGCACTGCTCAAGTATGTTCATTGAGTGCTTTATTACTGGATCCATTCTACAGGACAATTCAAGGTTTTCAA GCATTGATAGAAAAAGACTGGTTATCGTTTGGACATAAGTTTAGTGACCGATGTGGTCACATTAACTGTGATAACAAAGAATTAGCCCCAATTTTTACTCAGTTCGTTGATGCAACATATCAATTGTTGCAACAGTATCCCCATAAGTTTCAATTTAACGAATTTTTTTTGATAACTCTTCATGATCATGTACACAGTTGTCAATATGGTACCTTTATAGGGAATTcagaaaaagaaagacaaatTCTCAG agTATCGGAAAGAACATATTCTCTATGGGGATACATTGCAAATAATATGCACGAATATATAAATCCTTTATACAAATGCAATCGTTTCAATGAAGAAACTAATCCTGTTCTCCAACCTAAGTTGGCTCCACAGTgcattat ttTATGGCGAGGATTGTACTTTAGATTCGAGAATGGTATTCATCCGAGAGAAACGTACGAAGATTATCTTTCTATAATGCATGATCATACCAGTTGTTTAGAAGATCATGTTAAGCTTCtcataaag AGAGCTAACTCTTTGAGTTCTGTATTGAATTTAAATAACATTAAGAAAAAAGGAGTACAAGGGAAACTAAAATTCGATAATAAATACACAATGGATCCATTATCTGAAACCATCATAGAAAATACACCAACTCACGAAGAGAAAGCAAAGTGTAAGATAAAAATTAGTCAGTTACAAAACGAATTGAAAACAGTTTCCTTGGACTGGAAGTTATTCCGTAACATGGAAGAGTGTGTATGTTCTACTACATTTGACGCATTTAATAAAAAG CATCACTGTTGGTCATGTGGAGAGGTATTATGCACAAGATGCATGGGTGCACACACTATTCTTGCTGGACATAATTCACAACGTGCAGTGCCTACTTGTAAGTCTTGTACACAGAATTCCAGTATTCCTTCTACTAGTCCCTAA